The Candidatus Methylomirabilota bacterium genomic interval GGGGGTGTTCCGACACCCCCTCCGACTCACTCAGCGGGGCTCGCCGCCGTCGGCCGCGCTGGCCCGCAGGAGCCACCCGCGCACGCGGGCGCGGACATGGGCGACCCGGAAGGGCTTGGTGAGGTAGTCCGTCGCGCCCGCCGCGAAGCCGGCCTCGATGTGCTCGGCCTCCGTCCGCCCTGTGATCAGCACCACCGGGATGTCCCGCAGCTTCGGGTCGGTGTCGCCCCGGAGGGCGCGGCAGACCTCCAGCCCATCGCGGCCCGGCAGGAGCCAGTCGAGCAGGATGAGGTCCGGCCGCTCGGCCCGCGCGACTCGCAGGGCGGCCTCCCCGTCGGAGGCGGACAGGAGACGGAACCCCTCGGACTTGAGCGCCTGCAGGAGCAGGCTGAGGACGTCCGGTGCGTCGTCGACGATCAGTACCGTCTTGGGACCCTCGGCGGCGCCGGGCATCGGGCTGTCCGCGCGTACCGGCGCGGCCTGGGGGGCCAGGTCGGCCCGCTCGGCGAGCTCGATGACCTGGCCCTCGGCCGCGCCGAAGACGTCGAGCTCGCCGCCCACCGCGGCGACCCGCTGGCGGCACGAGGCCACGACGCGGTCGAGGGCATCGTCATCCCGCAGCGGAGCATGATGGAACAGGGCCAGGCGGCGGGCGCGCGCCGCCAGCGCGACGTCCACCGCGTACTCGACGGGACTGTGCCCCCAGCCGATCCGCCGCGGGTACTCCTCGAGCGTGTACTGGGCGTCGTGGATGACGAGATCGGCGCCCGCCAGAAACTCGATGTGTCGGCGATCCTCCTGGTGGACGGGGAGGCCGGAGGGGCTGCGCTCGGTCAGCGGGGTGCCCTCGGAGGGATGGCGCGCGTGGGGCTCGTGGTCGAGCGCGTAGACGAGCGATGCCCCCCCGACCTCCAGCCGGTACCCCAGGGTGAGGGCGGGGTGATTGAGGTAGCGAGTGGCGACCCGCACCCGGCCGAGATCGAACGCGCCCTCGACGAGATCGTGGTAGCGAACGACGGCGTCGAGCTGCTCGAGCGTCACCGGGAAGTACGTGTACTCCATCTGGCCGGCCAGGGTGTCTTCCAGTCGCTTCCCGAGTCCGCCCGGCGCGTAGATGTCCCACTCGTTGCCCCGCGTGAAGAGAGGCGCGAAGAAGGGAAAGCCCTGGATGTGGTCCCAGTGCGTGTGGGTGATCAGGAGGTGACCGCGTACCGGCCCGAGCCCCGCGGCGACGATGGCCTGACCCAGCCCGTGGGCGCCCGTGCCACAGTCGAGCACGATCAGGGTGCCCTCGGCCGTCCGCACCTCGACGCAGGACGTGTTCCCGCCGTAGCGTAGCGTCGTCGGTCCGGGCTTCGCGAGTGAGCCCCGTGTGCCCCAAAACCGGATCCGCATGGCGTCCCTGCCCCTCCAGGGCGAGACCGGCTCGCGGTAGACGATCGTGGTGGGCCAAGCCTAGCCCGGGGCGGCACGTCCGGTCAAGGACTGGGGGGACGTCAAGGACTGGGGGGACGTCCGGCCCGCTCCCGAGACGCCACCGCCGCCGGGCGGCCGGCGGCGGTGGGGTGGGGGCGGCGGCGGAGGGGACGTCAGCTCCGGAGATGCATGACCACGAGCTTCAGCTCCGTCATCTCCTCGACGGCGTAGCGGGGCCCTTCCTTGCCGAACCCGGACTCCTTCAGCCCGCCATAGGGCATGAGGTCCGCCCGCCACTGGGGACCCCAGTTGATGTGGAGGTTCCCCGAGTGGACCTCGCGGGCGAACTTCATGGCATGCTCCAGGCTCTCGGTGAAGATGGCCGCCGAGAGCCCGTAGTTCGAGTCGTTGGCCAGCGCGATGGCCTGGTCGATGTCGTCGAAGGGGGTCACCGCGACAGCCGGGCCGAAGAGCTCGTCGGCCGAGATCCGCATGTCGGGCTTGACGTCGGCCACGATCGTCGGCGCGTAGATCGCGCCCTGGCGCTGGCCGCCGGTGACGAGCCGGGCCCCGCTGCCCACCGCCTCGCGGACCCACTCGTCCACGCGGACGGCGTCCTTCTCGCGGATCATCGGGCCCATCTTCACCTTCTCGTCGAGCTGGTTGCCGGTCGTCAGGGCCTCGACCTTGGGCTTGAGGGCGGAGAGGAAGTCGGAGTAGACGCGGCCGGCGGTGAGGATCCGCTGGGCGGAGATGCAGACCTGGCCCGCGTTGGCGTAGCCGGTGCTCACCACCGACGCGGCGACCTTGTCGAGGTCGGCGTCCGGCATGACGATGACGGGAGCGTTGGAGCCGAGCTCCATGGTGACCTTCTTGAGCCCGGCCACCTTGCAGATGTGCTCGCCCACGTCGCGGCTCCCGGTGAAGGTGATCTTCCGGACGCGACGATCGGCGCACAGGAGGTCGCCGATCTCCCCTCCGGCGCCGGTCAGGCACTGGATCCCTTCCGGCGGCAGGCCTGCCTCGAGCAGGATCTCGGTCAGCTTGAGGGCCGAGAGGGGGGTATCGCTGGCGGGCTTCACGATGACGGCGTTCCCGCCGGCCAGGGCCGGGCCCACCTTGTGACAGACGAGGTTGAGCGGGAAGTTGAAGGGGCTGATGGCAACGACCACGCCGCACGGCACCCGGAGGGTGAAGGCCACGCGGCCCGCCGAACCGGGGGCGCCGTCCACGGGGACGGTCTCCCCGTGGATCCGCTTGGCCTCCTCGGCCGAGCCGAGAATGGTCTCCACCGCGCGGCTCGCCTCCAGGCGGCCTTCGGCGATGATCTTCCCTTCCTCCATGCTGATGATCCGGCCGAGGTCTTCCTGACGCTCCAGCATGAGCTGGGCGGCCTTGTGAAGGATCTTGTAGCGGTCGTAGCCGGGGAGCCGGGCCATGGCCTTGGCGCCCCGGACGGCGCTCTCGACCGCCCGCTCGACGTCGCCGCGGTCGGCCCGGGGAACGGTGTCGATCACGTTCCGGTCGTAGGGGTTCTCGACAGGGATCGTCTGAGGCTTGTCGATCCACTGGCCGGCGACGTACATGCGCATCGCTGTCCTCCTCATGCTGAGTCGCGAACGGGGAGAGTTCGAAGGGCTTCCCGATTATCGCCCCCGAGCGGGGCACGCCACAAGGGCCGGCTGGGGTCAGGACGGACGGGGATTCCGGACGGCCGCCAGCACCTCGCGGATGGCCGCGTGGAGGTGCCCGTTCGAGGCCAGCACCCCGGGGCCCTCGAGGCTCCAGGGCCCGCCCTGGACGCTCGTCACGCGCCCTCCGGCCTCGAGCACCATGAGACCGCCGGCGGCCATGTCCCACGGTCCGAGGCGCAGCTCCCAGTAGCCGTCGAAGCGGCTGGCCGCCACGTAGCAGAGGTCGAGCACCGCCGAGCCGAGGCGCCGGACCGCGCGGGCGCGGAGTGAGAGCGCCGCGTACTCGGGCAAGTTGGTCTCGGCGGCCGTCCGGATGTCATAGGGAAACCCGGTCGCCAGCAGACCTTCCCCGAGCTCCTGGCAGGCGGAGACGTGAATGGGCTCGCCGTTCAGCGTCGCGCCCCGGCCGCGCTCGGCGACGAAGAGCTCGTCAAGGTTCGGGTCGTAGGCGACCCCGAGCTCGACCCGGCCGGCCCGCTCGAGCGCGAGGGAGACGCAGAAGACCGGCACGCCGTGCGCGTAGTTCGTCGTCCCGTCGAGTGGGTCGATGAGCCAGCGGTACTCGGACCGGCCGGCCTGGGCGCCGCTCTCTTCGGCCAGCACCGCATGGTCGGGGAAGGCGTCGAGGAGCCGCCCGACGATCAGCGTCTCTGCCCGCCGATCCATCTCGGTCACCAGATTGGTGGGGTGGCCCTTGTAGCTGATCCGGCGCGCGCCGCCGAGCGCCTCGCGGAGGAGCTTGCCGGCGCCGCGGGCGGCCTCCACGGCGATCGGCCGGAACTCGTTCACGCGGCCGAGGGTAACACACCGTGAGGGGATCGTGCCAACCACCGTCTGCGAGGCGCGGTGGGCATGGCGGGCGATCGCCGCGGGCTGACTGGCGCACCGCACCTTGACCCTGCCGACGGCGCGGTGATATAAGCGGAGCACCGACCATGCCCAAGCGCGAGAGCAAGAGTTTCAGCGGCGCGCACGCGAACGCGTCGCCGGCGAGAGGCGGGAAGGGCCCGAAGTCGCCGCCGCCGGATGAGCGACCCATTCTCGTCGTCACGGGCAGCGTGGGGCGCGGCGGTCCGGCGTCGGGCGGGTGGGGGTACGTGATCTGTTACCCGAGCGGCCAGGAGCTGGAGGCCGCCGGCGCCGTCGCCGACACGACCGTGCACCGCATGGCGCTCACCGCGGTGATCCACGCGCTCGAGCGGGTGGGGGCCGAGGAGACGGCGCCCGTGCGCGTGGTCACCTCCAGCCAGTACACGGTCGACGGCGCTTCGGGCAAGGCCGAGCGGCGGTCCAATCTGGATCTGTGGGACCAGCTCGACGGTGCGATCCGCGGGCGCCGGATGCTCTGGGAGTGGGAGCCCGACGAGACGATGTACCTCCAGGAGCGCGCCGCCGAGCTGGCCCAGCTGGCCTTGAAGCGGGCGCCGCGCGCCTAGGAGCCGTCCCGTGCGCGTCGCCGTCATGGGCGCCGGCGCGATTGGTGGCTACTTCGGCGCGCGCCTGGCCCGGGCCGGGGAACCGGTTGCCCTCATCGCCCGGGGAGAGCACCTCCAGGCCATCGAGGCGCGCGGTCTCGCCGTCGAGAGCGTCGAGGGTGACTTCACCGTGCGCGTGCCGGCTACCGACGATCCGAGCCGGGTGCCGACCCTCATCGGGCCGGTCGACCTGGTGCTCTTCTGCGTGAAGTCCTACGACACCGAGCGCGCGGCCGAGGCGATCCGGCCGCTGCTCGGGCCGGAGACCGCGGTCCTCTCCCTCCAGAACGGCGTGATCAACGAGGAGACGCTGGGCGCGCTCCTGGGGTCCGAGCGGATCCTGGGGGGCCTGGTGTACGGCTTCGCGGTGATCCGGGCGCCCGGCGTCATCCGGCACACCCAGGGCGGGAGGATCGTCTTCGGTGAGCTGGACGGCCGCCGGAGCGCGCGCGCCGCCGCGTTCGTGGACGCCGGGCGAAAGGCGGGCTTCCCCGTCGAGCTGTCGGACAACATCCGCCGGGCGCTCTGGGAAAAGTACCTGATGATCTGCGCCCTGTCGGGCATGACCGCCGTCACCCGGCGCCCGATCGGCGACATCCGCGCCTGCGTCGAGTCCCGGGGCCTGTACCGGATGATGCTGGAGGAGCTCGCCGCCCTCGCCAAGGCCGAAGGGATCGGCCTGGCCGACGAGGTCGTGGAGCGCGGCCTGACCGCCGCCGACGCCCTGAAGCCGGACTCCTACTCCTCCCTCTATCACGACCTCACCCAGGGCCGGCGTCTCGAGATCGAGGCCCTCCAGGGACACGCGGTACGCCTGGGAGCGCGCCACGGGATTCCGACGCCCGCCCTCTTCGCCGTCTACGCGGCCCTGCGCCCGGCGGCGGTGGCCGCCGAGCGCGCCTGACTGTCCCGCGGCCCCGGGCGCGTTGCGGCCCTGCGCCGCGGCCGGTATAATTTCGTGTCTATGCCGGTACGCGTCCTGATCGGCTATCTCGAGCGGTACCGGGCGCGTTACCTGGGCGGTTTCGCGCTCCTGCTCGCCACCAACCTCTGCGCCCTGGCCATCCCGTGGGTCATCAAGCTGACGATCGAAGCGATCGGCTCGGCGGTGGGTGCCGCCGGCGGCACCGCGGCGGCACCCGACCTGGACGCCACGCGGCGCGCGGTGACCACGGGCGCCCTGGCCATCGTCGGCCTCGCGGTCCTCCAGGGGGCGGTTCGTTCCGCCTCGCGGTTCGCGCTCCTGGGGGCCAGCCAGCGCGTGGAGGCGGACATCCGGAACGATCTGTTCGGCCGCCTGGTCCGGCTCCCGCCCGCGTTCTACCAGGCCCAGCGTACCGGGGACCTGATGTCGCGGGCCACCAACGACCTCCAGGCGGTGGCGATGCTGATCGGGTTCGGGTTCCTCTCGATGGTCAACACGCTCATGGTCTTCACCGGGACGCTGGCCGTCATGCTCCGGATCGATCCCTGGCTCACGCTGGCCGCCCTCGGGCCCTTGCCGGTCCTGATCGTGCTGGCCCAGCAGTGGAACGGCCGCCTCCACGCCGAGACGCTGGCCGTCCAGGAGCAGCTCTCGCGCCTCTCGGCGAAGGTCCAGGAGAACCTCGCCGGGATGGCCGTCGTCCGGGCCTACACGATGGAGGCGCGGGAGGTCGAGGCGTTTCGCCGGCTCAACCGCGAGCAGCTCCAGCGCACGCTCCGTCAGGCCCGGACGCAGGGCG includes:
- a CDS encoding 2-dehydropantoate 2-reductase is translated as MRVAVMGAGAIGGYFGARLARAGEPVALIARGEHLQAIEARGLAVESVEGDFTVRVPATDDPSRVPTLIGPVDLVLFCVKSYDTERAAEAIRPLLGPETAVLSLQNGVINEETLGALLGSERILGGLVYGFAVIRAPGVIRHTQGGRIVFGELDGRRSARAAAFVDAGRKAGFPVELSDNIRRALWEKYLMICALSGMTAVTRRPIGDIRACVESRGLYRMMLEELAALAKAEGIGLADEVVERGLTAADALKPDSYSSLYHDLTQGRRLEIEALQGHAVRLGARHGIPTPALFAVYAALRPAAVAAERA
- a CDS encoding inositol monophosphatase family protein — translated: MNEFRPIAVEAARGAGKLLREALGGARRISYKGHPTNLVTEMDRRAETLIVGRLLDAFPDHAVLAEESGAQAGRSEYRWLIDPLDGTTNYAHGVPVFCVSLALERAGRVELGVAYDPNLDELFVAERGRGATLNGEPIHVSACQELGEGLLATGFPYDIRTAAETNLPEYAALSLRARAVRRLGSAVLDLCYVAASRFDGYWELRLGPWDMAAGGLMVLEAGGRVTSVQGGPWSLEGPGVLASNGHLHAAIREVLAAVRNPRPS
- a CDS encoding response regulator — its product is MRIRFWGTRGSLAKPGPTTLRYGGNTSCVEVRTAEGTLIVLDCGTGAHGLGQAIVAAGLGPVRGHLLITHTHWDHIQGFPFFAPLFTRGNEWDIYAPGGLGKRLEDTLAGQMEYTYFPVTLEQLDAVVRYHDLVEGAFDLGRVRVATRYLNHPALTLGYRLEVGGASLVYALDHEPHARHPSEGTPLTERSPSGLPVHQEDRRHIEFLAGADLVIHDAQYTLEEYPRRIGWGHSPVEYAVDVALAARARRLALFHHAPLRDDDALDRVVASCRQRVAAVGGELDVFGAAEGQVIELAERADLAPQAAPVRADSPMPGAAEGPKTVLIVDDAPDVLSLLLQALKSEGFRLLSASDGEAALRVARAERPDLILLDWLLPGRDGLEVCRALRGDTDPKLRDIPVVLITGRTEAEHIEAGFAAGATDYLTKPFRVAHVRARVRGWLLRASAADGGEPR
- a CDS encoding RNase H family protein yields the protein MPKRESKSFSGAHANASPARGGKGPKSPPPDERPILVVTGSVGRGGPASGGWGYVICYPSGQELEAAGAVADTTVHRMALTAVIHALERVGAEETAPVRVVTSSQYTVDGASGKAERRSNLDLWDQLDGAIRGRRMLWEWEPDETMYLQERAAELAQLALKRAPRA
- a CDS encoding aldehyde dehydrogenase family protein, which gives rise to MRMYVAGQWIDKPQTIPVENPYDRNVIDTVPRADRGDVERAVESAVRGAKAMARLPGYDRYKILHKAAQLMLERQEDLGRIISMEEGKIIAEGRLEASRAVETILGSAEEAKRIHGETVPVDGAPGSAGRVAFTLRVPCGVVVAISPFNFPLNLVCHKVGPALAGGNAVIVKPASDTPLSALKLTEILLEAGLPPEGIQCLTGAGGEIGDLLCADRRVRKITFTGSRDVGEHICKVAGLKKVTMELGSNAPVIVMPDADLDKVAASVVSTGYANAGQVCISAQRILTAGRVYSDFLSALKPKVEALTTGNQLDEKVKMGPMIREKDAVRVDEWVREAVGSGARLVTGGQRQGAIYAPTIVADVKPDMRISADELFGPAVAVTPFDDIDQAIALANDSNYGLSAAIFTESLEHAMKFAREVHSGNLHINWGPQWRADLMPYGGLKESGFGKEGPRYAVEEMTELKLVVMHLRS